A region from the Acomys russatus chromosome 24, mAcoRus1.1, whole genome shotgun sequence genome encodes:
- the LOC127207609 gene encoding olfactory receptor 8H1-like codes for MSTWNYTNKPYFILMGLTDSKEIQLVLSVLFLLIYLVTVLGNIGMMLIIHLDAQLHTPMYFFLTHLSFLDLSYSTVITPKTLANLLTSTKNISFMGCFTQMYFFVLLAATECFLLSSMAYDRYVAICNPLHYSVVMSNRFCSALLTGSYVFGALDSTVNMLCMGTLDFCNSNIIHDFFCDTSPLIALSCSNTHDIEFIIFTFAGSTLLLSLITISASYVSILSTISKINSTSGKQRAFSTCASHILAVTIFYGTMIFTHLKSNKSFSLGKDEVASVFYTIVIPMLNPLIYSLRNKEVKCAVVRIIKKRERTLDK; via the coding sequence ATGAGTACCTGGAATTACACAAATAAGCCTTATTTCATCCTAATGGGTCTGACAGACTCCAAGGAGATCCAGCTGGTCCTCTCTGTGCTGTTTCTCCTGATATACCTGGTCACTGTGCTGGGCAACATAGGCATGATGCTCATCATCCATCTAGATGCCCAGCTTCACACCccaatgtacttcttcctcacCCATCTGTCATTCCTTGACCTCAGTTACTCAACTGTCATCACACCCAAAACTTTAGCAAATCTGCTGACTTCCACTAAGAACATTTCCTTCATGGGCTGCTTCACTCAGATGTACTTTTTTGTCCTTTTGGCAGCCACTGAGTGTTTCCTTCTGTCGTCCATGGCCTATGATCGGTATGTAGCTATCTGTAATCCTTTACACTATTCAGTTGTTATGTCCAACAGATTCTGCAGTGCCCTCCTCACTGGGTCATACGTGTTTGGAGCTCTGGATTCCACTGTCAATATGTTATGCATGGGCACACTAGATTTCTGCAACTCCAATATCATCCATGACTTTTTCTGTGACACGTCCCCACTTATAGCCCTGTCTTGCAGCAATACACATGATATTGAATTCATTATATTCACTTTTGCTGGTTCCACCCTACTCTTGTCCCTTATCACAATATCTGCATCCTATGTGTCCATTCTCTCTACTATTTCGAAGATCAATTCCACTTCAGGAAAACAGAGGGCTTTCTCAACTTGTGCCTCTCACATCCTGGCAGTCACCATATTTTACGGTACCATGATCTTTACtcatttaaaatcaaataaatcctTCTCCTTGGGAAAGGATGAAGTGGCTTCTGTTTTTTACACTATTGTGATCCCCATGCTGAACCCACTCATTTATAGTCTCAGAAACAAGGAAGTGAAATGTGCTGTTGTtagaattataaagaaaagagagagaactctggataaataa
- the LOC127207417 gene encoding olfactory receptor 8H1-like, with product MNTWNYTNEPDFFILMGLTDSKEMQLVLALLFLMIYLITVLGNTGMVLIIRLDTQLHTPMYFFLMHLSFLDLSYSTVITPKTLENLLTSNKIISFTGCLTQMYVFVLLAAAECFLLASMAYDRYVAICNPLHYPVIMSTKLCSALLTGSYMIGTVDSTVNMICMSTLHFCRSKVIHHFFCDTSPILALSCIDTHNIEIIMFLFAGSTLMVSLLTISVSYMSILSTIFKINSSSGKQKAFSTCASHLLGVIVFYGALIFTYLKPSKSYSLGKDQVASVFYTIVIPMLNPLIYSLRNKEVKNAVSRVTKKRDSLRKLSSQWR from the coding sequence ATGAACACTTGGAATTATACAAATGAGCCTGATTTCTTCATCCTCATGGGGCTGACAGATTCCAAAGAGATGCAGCTGGTCCTTGCTCTGCTGTTTCTCATGATATACCTGATCACTGTGCTGGGGAACACAGGAATGGTGCTGATCATCCGCCTAGATACTCAGCTTCATACTCCGATGTATTTCTTCCTAATGCATCTGTCATTCCTCGACCTCAGTTACTCAACTGTCATCACACCTAAAACCTTAGAGAACCTGCTGACTTCCAACAAGATTATTTCCTTTACTGGATGTCTCACTCAGATGTATGTTTTTGTCCTCTTGGCTGCTGCGGAATGTTTCCTTCTTGCTTCAATGGCCTATGATAGATATGTAGCTATTTGCAACCCTCTACATTACCCTGTTATCATGTCCACAAAGCTCTGCAGTGCCCTTCTCACAGGTTCCTACATGATTGGAACTGTGGACTCCACTGTTAATATGATTTGCATGAGCACCTTACATTTCTGCAGATCCAAGGTAATACATCACTTTTTTTGTGATACATCCCCAATTTTAGCACTGTCCTGCATTGACACACATAACATTGAAATCATTATGTTCCTCTTTGCTGGTTCCACTCTAATGGTTTCTCTTCTTACAATATCTGTGTCCTATATGTCTATTCTTTCTACTATTTTTAAGATCAATTCCAGTTCAGGAAAGCAAAAAGCCTTCTCCACTTGTGCCTCTCATCTGTTGGGAGTCATTGTCTTCTATGGAGCTTTGATCTTTACTTATTTGAAACCAAGCAAGTCTTACTCCTTGGGAAAGGACCAAGTGGCTTCTGTTTTTTACACCATTGTGATCCCCATGCTGAACCCACTCATTTATAGTCTCAGAAACAAGGAAGTGAAAAATGCTGTCAGTAGAGTTACCAAGAAACGGGACAGCTTAAGAAAATTAAGTTCACAGTGGCGCTAA